From the Streptomyces sp. Tu 2975 genome, one window contains:
- a CDS encoding DUF6304 family protein: protein MSSESTEAWAGWYRDRQGAESVTISASGGQLRTSIRGVVYEGATFATLRAVGASQVLASCVLEWDMPLPVHADGTVQQATLSCLLTLGEPTGGVPPLDRSDLNLTLHYGGAAYEAGVADGDFDDALGSIRRQLPPGAELGRREPAQA from the coding sequence ATGTCATCGGAGTCTACGGAAGCCTGGGCGGGCTGGTACCGCGACCGGCAGGGCGCGGAATCGGTCACCATATCGGCGAGCGGCGGCCAACTGCGCACATCCATCAGAGGCGTTGTGTACGAGGGGGCCACCTTCGCCACCCTCAGGGCGGTGGGGGCGTCCCAGGTGCTGGCCTCCTGCGTCCTGGAATGGGACATGCCCCTGCCCGTCCACGCGGACGGCACGGTCCAGCAGGCGACCCTCAGCTGTCTGCTGACACTGGGTGAGCCCACAGGAGGAGTGCCGCCCCTCGACCGGTCGGACCTCAATCTGACGCTGCACTACGGCGGTGCGGCCTACGAAGCGGGTGTCGCGGACGGGGACTTCGACGACGCGCTCGGCAGCATCCGCCGCCAACTGCCGCCCGGCGCCGAGCTCGGCCGGCGCGAACCGGCCCAGGCCTGA
- a CDS encoding family 2B encapsulin nanocompartment shell protein, protein MTVGSVGSVGEGIRDQAPQQSLGTAAARNLATTTKSVPQMQEITSRWLLRMLPWVQVQGGTYRVNRRLSYSVGDGRVTFVQTGNRVAVIPAELGELPALRDFDDEAALTELAQRCEQREFAAGEVLATGGQAADRIFLLAHGRVEKVGEGPYGDEAVVEVLADGAYFGDHSLVDREAVWQYTARAATACTVLVLTRDDVLNLADRAESLRSHLASLAALPHQRTNKYGEAAIDLSAGHVGEAVVPHTYVDYDAAPREYELSVAQTVLKVHSRVADLYNQPMNQTEQQLRLTVEALRERQEHELINNREFGLLNNCDYGQRLQPHDGVPSPDDMDELLSRRRGSKLFLAHPRAIAAFGRECNRHGLVPDSVEVAGHHVPAWRGVPIFPCNKIPVTEARTTSIICMRTGEDEQGVIGLQQSGIPDEIEPSLSVRFMGIDEQAIISYLVTAYYSAAVLVPDALGVLENVEVSRWR, encoded by the coding sequence ATGACGGTTGGTTCGGTTGGTTCCGTCGGCGAGGGCATTCGCGACCAGGCACCCCAACAGAGTCTCGGTACCGCTGCCGCACGGAATCTCGCGACCACCACCAAGTCCGTCCCGCAGATGCAGGAGATCACCTCCCGGTGGCTGCTGCGCATGCTGCCGTGGGTGCAGGTGCAGGGCGGTACGTACCGGGTGAACCGCCGCCTCAGCTACTCGGTCGGGGACGGCCGGGTGACGTTCGTCCAGACCGGCAACCGTGTGGCCGTGATCCCCGCCGAGCTGGGGGAGCTGCCGGCGCTGCGGGACTTCGACGACGAGGCGGCGCTGACGGAGCTGGCGCAGCGGTGCGAGCAGCGTGAGTTCGCGGCGGGAGAGGTGCTGGCGACCGGCGGCCAGGCGGCGGACCGGATCTTCCTGCTGGCGCACGGCAGGGTGGAGAAGGTGGGGGAGGGCCCCTACGGGGACGAGGCGGTCGTCGAAGTCCTCGCCGACGGCGCGTACTTCGGCGACCATTCGCTGGTGGACCGGGAAGCGGTCTGGCAGTACACCGCCCGCGCCGCGACCGCGTGCACGGTCCTCGTGCTGACGAGGGACGACGTGCTCAACCTGGCGGACCGGGCGGAATCGCTGCGCTCGCATCTGGCGAGTCTGGCGGCGCTGCCCCACCAGCGCACCAACAAGTACGGCGAAGCGGCGATCGACCTGTCGGCCGGCCACGTCGGCGAGGCGGTCGTGCCGCACACCTACGTGGACTACGACGCCGCGCCGCGGGAGTACGAGCTGAGCGTCGCCCAGACGGTGCTGAAGGTGCACAGTCGCGTCGCGGACCTCTACAACCAGCCGATGAACCAGACGGAACAGCAGTTGCGGCTGACCGTGGAGGCGCTGCGCGAGCGGCAGGAGCACGAGCTCATCAACAACCGTGAGTTCGGCCTCCTGAACAACTGCGACTACGGGCAGCGGCTGCAGCCGCACGACGGTGTGCCGAGCCCGGACGACATGGACGAACTGCTCTCACGGCGGCGGGGCTCGAAGCTCTTCCTCGCCCATCCGCGAGCCATCGCCGCCTTCGGGCGCGAGTGCAACAGGCACGGACTGGTGCCCGACAGCGTGGAGGTGGCGGGCCACCATGTGCCCGCCTGGCGCGGCGTGCCGATCTTCCCGTGCAACAAGATCCCCGTCACCGAGGCCCGGACGACGTCGATCATCTGCATGCGTACCGGCGAGGACGAGCAGGGCGTCATCGGTCTCCAGCAGAGCGGCATCCCGGACGAGATCGAGCCGAGTCTGTCGGTCCGCTTCATGGGCATCGACGAGCAGGCGATCATCTCCTACCTGGTCACGGCCTACTACTCGGCGGCCGTGCTCGTCCCGGACGCGCTCGGCGTCCTGGAGAACGTCGAGGTGAGCCGTTGGCGGTGA
- a CDS encoding family 2 encapsulin nanocompartment cargo protein polyprenyl transferase produces the protein MPDTVDGREAVALLERTRSAVDPELRSAIASLPGSMRRIAMYHFGWERSDGTPAAGSTGKAVRPALVLAACRALGGDPRQAVRAAAAVELAHNFTLLHDDVIDEDPTRRHRPTAWSVFGTADAIIAGDAMSALALRLLAEDRHAASVPASVRLAACVIELCAGQQADCAFEERPPLEVTLEECLAMATAKTGALLGCACALGALYAGANEEQAAAMDAFGREAGLAFQLIDDLIGIWGDPEQTGKPAGADLAAHKKSLPVVAALASGTAAAAELAELYRGPMSASAIRRAADAVERAGGRDWAQMHAGDRMSRAVGQLSRAVPDLAAAGDLLSLAEFVTRRNH, from the coding sequence ATGCCGGACACCGTCGACGGCCGAGAGGCCGTCGCCCTCCTCGAACGCACCCGTAGTGCGGTAGATCCCGAACTCCGCTCAGCCATCGCGTCGCTGCCCGGTTCCATGCGCCGGATCGCCATGTACCACTTCGGCTGGGAGCGGTCCGACGGCACCCCGGCCGCCGGTTCCACCGGCAAGGCCGTCAGGCCGGCGCTGGTGCTCGCCGCGTGCCGGGCGCTGGGCGGCGACCCGCGGCAGGCCGTGCGGGCGGCCGCCGCGGTGGAGCTCGCGCACAACTTCACCCTGCTGCACGACGACGTGATCGACGAGGACCCGACGCGCAGGCACCGGCCCACGGCGTGGAGCGTCTTCGGCACCGCCGACGCCATCATCGCCGGGGACGCGATGTCGGCGCTCGCGCTGCGGCTGCTGGCGGAGGACCGGCACGCGGCGTCCGTCCCCGCGTCGGTGCGGCTGGCGGCCTGCGTCATCGAGCTGTGTGCCGGCCAGCAGGCCGACTGCGCCTTCGAGGAACGTCCGCCGCTCGAGGTCACCCTGGAGGAGTGCCTCGCCATGGCGACAGCCAAGACCGGGGCCCTGCTCGGCTGCGCCTGTGCCCTCGGTGCGCTGTACGCGGGCGCGAACGAGGAGCAGGCCGCGGCGATGGACGCCTTCGGGAGAGAGGCCGGACTGGCGTTCCAGCTCATCGACGACCTCATCGGGATCTGGGGCGACCCGGAGCAGACGGGCAAACCGGCCGGCGCGGATCTCGCGGCGCACAAGAAGTCCCTGCCGGTGGTCGCCGCGCTGGCCTCCGGCACCGCGGCGGCGGCCGAGCTTGCCGAGTTGTACCGGGGGCCGATGAGCGCCTCGGCGATCCGCCGCGCCGCCGACGCGGTGGAAAGGGCCGGTGGGCGGGACTGGGCCCAGATGCACGCCGGTGACCGGATGTCACGGGCGGTCGGTCAGCTGTCCCGAGCCGTCCCGGACCTGGCCGCGGCGGGCGATCTGCTCTCCCTGGCCGAGTTCGTCACCCGCCGCAACCACTGA
- a CDS encoding pyridoxal-phosphate dependent enzyme, protein MSERTSSDPVAALRPCLPSPLQPVEDERFSRHGVRLLLKRDDLIHPDLPGNKWRKLAPNLRAAAGRPVLTFGGAYSNHLRATAAAGRLLGFRTIGVVRGDELAGRPLNPSLARCAADGMRLLFVDRATYRAKDDPGTLARILRTAATDDVYVVPEGGSNAAAAAGCAALGRELRGLADVVAVACGTGGTLAGLAAGLGDGQRAIGFPVVKGGFLGAAVRALQEEAFGGPTGNWSLDERSHFGGYARTTPELEAFAAGFGARHGLPVERVYVAKLLSGLVELAAEGAFPPGTTVAAVVTGQEDGRGTGVAG, encoded by the coding sequence ATGTCCGAAAGAACCTCGTCCGATCCGGTAGCAGCGCTGCGGCCCTGCCTGCCGTCACCGCTGCAGCCGGTCGAGGACGAGCGCTTCTCCCGGCACGGTGTGCGGCTGCTCCTCAAGCGGGACGATTTGATCCACCCGGACCTGCCGGGCAACAAGTGGCGGAAGCTGGCCCCGAACCTCCGGGCCGCGGCGGGCCGGCCGGTGCTGACCTTCGGCGGGGCGTACTCCAACCATCTGCGTGCCACGGCCGCCGCGGGCCGGCTGCTCGGCTTCCGCACGATCGGCGTCGTCCGCGGTGACGAGCTCGCCGGCCGCCCGCTGAACCCGTCCCTGGCCCGTTGCGCGGCGGACGGCATGCGCCTGCTGTTCGTCGACCGCGCCACCTATCGCGCCAAGGACGACCCGGGGACACTCGCCCGGATCCTCCGGACGGCGGCGACGGACGACGTGTACGTGGTTCCCGAGGGCGGCAGCAACGCAGCGGCCGCGGCCGGCTGCGCCGCACTCGGCCGCGAGCTGCGCGGCCTCGCCGACGTGGTGGCCGTCGCCTGCGGCACCGGCGGCACCCTCGCCGGGCTGGCGGCCGGACTCGGCGACGGCCAGCGGGCCATCGGCTTCCCGGTGGTGAAGGGCGGGTTCCTCGGCGCCGCGGTACGCGCCCTCCAGGAGGAGGCCTTCGGCGGCCCCACCGGCAACTGGTCCCTGGACGAGCGTTCCCACTTCGGCGGGTACGCCCGTACCACTCCTGAACTCGAGGCGTTCGCGGCCGGGTTCGGTGCACGCCACGGGCTTCCCGTGGAGCGCGTCTACGTCGCCAAGCTGCTCAGCGGACTCGTGGAACTCGCCGCGGAAGGGGCCTTCCCGCCCGGCACGACGGTCGCGGCCGTCGTCACCGGACAGGAGGACGGCCGGGGGACCGGCGTCGCCGGGTGA
- the snpA gene encoding snapalysin, with translation MRHTRTLFSAVVGLGLAAVLGTVPATAANSPAAAVTSSSASYAAYEGSAEDAKATRAFFDAVVKSVAEKRAANPGAQAVTVVYNASNAPSFRTQIARSTQIWNGSVSNVRLVEGSGADFAYYEGNDSRGSYASTDGHGRGYIFLDYRQNQQYNSTRVTAHETGHVLGLPDHYSGPCSELMSGGGPGTSCQNAYPNSAERSRVNQLWANGLAAAIAKVS, from the coding sequence ATGCGTCACACCAGAACGTTATTCTCCGCCGTCGTCGGTCTGGGCCTCGCCGCCGTCCTCGGCACCGTGCCCGCCACCGCCGCCAACTCCCCTGCGGCCGCGGTGACATCCTCCTCGGCCTCGTACGCCGCGTACGAAGGCTCCGCCGAGGACGCGAAGGCGACCAGGGCCTTCTTCGACGCCGTGGTGAAGTCGGTCGCGGAGAAGCGCGCGGCGAACCCCGGCGCGCAGGCCGTGACCGTCGTCTACAACGCGAGCAACGCGCCCAGCTTCCGCACCCAGATAGCGCGCAGCACCCAGATCTGGAACGGCTCGGTCAGCAACGTCCGGCTCGTCGAGGGCTCGGGCGCCGACTTCGCCTACTACGAGGGCAACGACTCACGCGGCTCGTACGCGAGCACCGACGGGCACGGCCGCGGCTACATCTTCCTGGACTACCGGCAGAACCAGCAGTACAACTCCACCCGCGTCACGGCCCATGAGACCGGGCACGTGCTCGGGCTGCCGGACCACTACTCGGGTCCGTGCAGCGAGCTGATGTCGGGCGGCGGCCCCGGCACCTCGTGCCAGAACGCCTACCCGAACTCGGCGGAACGCTCCCGCGTGAACCAGCTCTGGGCGAACGGGCTCGCGGCCGCGATCGCCAAGGTCTCCTGA
- a CDS encoding LysR family transcriptional regulator encodes MELEVRHLRALCAIADTGSLHKAARQLGVSQPSLTTQLRRIENFLGAALFSRERTGCRPTPLGRSVLSRARPLVAEMGALVVEAKAAAAGEGGPLLRIGSTASRALAGWLRRLRDRLPGTDISLHMDVSANALLRMVAAGQLDVAFVHEVEGCPLLVPDGLRARVLVEREPQFVSLARDHPAAAGPVVDLADLAHDRWMVDPTVDGEWDGLRRVLGAAGIDPPVLHGDYHTAASLIAVGEVVAPCQPTSMPREDMAVRPLRGDPLAVRLLLFSRPGPSGELYESVYADLTAAYREAALRAAAYRQWLLRHKSPLLHQAEPAPLPAA; translated from the coding sequence ATGGAGCTCGAGGTGAGGCACCTGCGTGCGCTGTGCGCCATAGCCGACACCGGCAGCCTGCACAAAGCCGCCCGGCAGCTCGGTGTCAGCCAGCCGTCCCTGACGACGCAACTGCGACGCATCGAGAACTTTCTGGGCGCGGCGCTCTTCTCACGGGAGCGCACCGGCTGCCGGCCGACCCCGCTCGGCCGTTCCGTGCTGAGCCGGGCACGGCCGCTCGTCGCGGAGATGGGCGCACTCGTCGTGGAGGCGAAGGCCGCCGCGGCCGGTGAGGGCGGTCCGCTGCTGCGCATCGGGTCGACCGCCAGCCGGGCGCTCGCCGGCTGGCTGCGCCGCCTGCGTGACCGGCTGCCGGGCACCGACATCTCGCTCCATATGGACGTGTCCGCCAATGCCCTGCTGCGGATGGTCGCCGCCGGCCAGCTCGACGTCGCCTTCGTGCACGAGGTGGAGGGGTGCCCGTTGCTGGTGCCGGACGGACTGCGCGCGCGGGTACTCGTGGAGCGGGAGCCCCAGTTCGTCTCTCTGGCGCGGGACCACCCCGCCGCGGCCGGCCCCGTCGTGGACCTCGCCGACCTGGCCCATGACCGCTGGATGGTCGACCCGACGGTGGACGGGGAGTGGGACGGGTTGCGGCGGGTACTGGGCGCGGCCGGTATCGATCCGCCCGTCCTGCACGGGGACTACCACACGGCCGCCTCCTTGATCGCGGTCGGAGAGGTCGTCGCCCCCTGCCAGCCGACCTCCATGCCCCGCGAGGACATGGCCGTCCGCCCGCTCCGCGGCGACCCGCTCGCCGTCCGCCTGCTGCTCTTCTCCAGACCCGGGCCCTCGGGCGAGCTGTACGAGTCGGTGTACGCGGATCTGACCGCCGCCTACCGCGAGGCGGCCCTGCGGGCGGCCGCCTACAGGCAATGGCTGCTCCGCCACAAGAGCCCCCTGCTGCACCAGGCGGAACCGGCCCCGCTGCCCGCGGCCTGA
- a CDS encoding Na+/H+ antiporter, with protein sequence MEALPLVGLIAVSAAVAGAARRTPVPAPLLLVAAGLAASYVPGVPDFHLDPHIVLPLVLPPLLHLAALDSSYLDLRANIRPVALLSVGYVLFATVAVGGLAYLLVPDLPLPTALVLGAVIAPPDAVAATAIARRLGLPSRITTILQGESLVNDATAITAFKVALAAAIGAGTSWGEGLAEFALASVGGVGVGLALMVPIHWLRTHLKDALLQNILSLLIPFIAYAAAEQVHASGVLAVVVVALYLGHHAFQVDFATRLQEEAVWKMVAFVLESTVFALIGLQLAIVVGELGDYGVGESLWYAAGVFLAVVVVRFVWVYPATFLPRMLSRRIREREPDTNWTAPLIVGWAGMRGVVSLAIAFSIPLTMSDGSDFPARNLVLFLTFTTVIGTLVVQGLTLPPLIRALKIPGRDVQAETLAEAQAQSQASAAAERRLEELLADEHNRLPEPLEQRLRAVLERRRNSVWERLGSVDETTGESADDTYRRLAREMIAAEREVFVELRNRRVIDDEMLRKLLRRLDLEEAAAYREETA encoded by the coding sequence ATGGAAGCATTGCCGCTGGTCGGGCTGATCGCCGTGAGCGCGGCGGTGGCCGGAGCGGCCCGGAGGACACCGGTCCCCGCGCCGCTGCTGCTCGTGGCGGCCGGGCTGGCCGCCTCGTACGTGCCGGGCGTTCCCGACTTCCACCTCGACCCGCACATCGTGCTGCCGCTGGTTTTGCCGCCGCTGCTGCACCTGGCCGCGCTGGACAGCTCGTACCTCGACCTGCGGGCCAACATCCGTCCCGTCGCGCTGCTGTCCGTGGGCTATGTCCTGTTCGCGACGGTGGCGGTCGGCGGACTCGCCTACCTGCTGGTGCCCGATCTGCCCCTGCCGACGGCCCTGGTGCTCGGTGCGGTGATCGCGCCGCCGGACGCCGTCGCCGCGACGGCCATCGCGCGCAGGCTCGGTCTGCCCAGCCGGATCACCACGATCCTCCAAGGTGAATCCTTGGTGAACGACGCCACCGCGATCACCGCCTTCAAGGTCGCCCTCGCGGCCGCGATCGGAGCCGGCACCAGCTGGGGCGAAGGGCTGGCGGAGTTCGCGCTGGCCTCCGTCGGCGGGGTCGGTGTCGGTCTGGCGCTGATGGTCCCGATCCACTGGCTGCGCACGCACCTGAAGGACGCGCTGCTGCAGAACATCCTGTCGCTGCTCATCCCGTTCATCGCCTACGCCGCCGCCGAGCAGGTCCACGCCTCAGGGGTCCTGGCCGTGGTCGTCGTCGCGCTCTACCTGGGCCACCACGCGTTCCAGGTCGACTTCGCGACCCGGCTCCAGGAGGAGGCCGTCTGGAAGATGGTGGCGTTCGTCCTGGAGTCCACCGTCTTCGCGCTGATCGGGCTGCAACTGGCGATCGTGGTGGGGGAACTGGGCGACTACGGCGTAGGGGAGTCCCTCTGGTACGCGGCAGGGGTCTTCCTCGCCGTCGTGGTGGTGCGCTTCGTCTGGGTCTATCCGGCGACGTTCCTGCCGCGCATGCTGTCCCGACGGATCAGGGAACGCGAGCCGGACACCAACTGGACGGCGCCGCTGATCGTCGGCTGGGCGGGCATGCGCGGTGTCGTCTCGCTCGCGATCGCCTTCTCGATCCCGCTGACGATGTCGGACGGATCGGATTTCCCGGCCCGCAACCTGGTTCTGTTCCTCACCTTCACCACCGTGATCGGAACGCTGGTGGTGCAGGGACTGACGCTGCCGCCGCTGATCCGTGCGCTGAAGATCCCCGGCCGCGACGTCCAGGCGGAGACCCTGGCGGAGGCGCAGGCGCAGAGCCAGGCGTCCGCGGCGGCGGAGCGGCGGCTGGAGGAACTGCTCGCGGACGAGCACAACAGGCTCCCGGAACCCTTGGAGCAGCGGCTGCGCGCGGTGCTGGAGCGCCGCAGGAACTCGGTGTGGGAGAGACTCGGTTCGGTGGACGAGACGACCGGCGAATCGGCCGACGACACCTACCGCCGGCTCGCGAGGGAAATGATCGCGGCGGAACGGGAGGTGTTCGTGGAGCTGAGGAACCGGCGGGTCATCGACGACGAGATGCTCCGCAAACTGCTGCGCAGGCTCGACCTGGAGGAAGCGGCCGCCTACCGGGAGGAAACCGCCTGA
- a CDS encoding UBP-type zinc finger domain-containing protein: protein MSECPHVAELPRPEPAPLTDTCPECLAVGSHPVQLRLCLVCGHVGCCDSSPMRHASGHFRDTGHAVMRSFEPGQVWRWCFVDGSIV from the coding sequence ATGAGCGAGTGCCCCCACGTAGCAGAACTGCCGCGCCCCGAACCGGCGCCGCTGACGGACACGTGTCCGGAATGCCTGGCCGTCGGCAGTCACCCGGTCCAGCTGAGACTCTGCCTGGTCTGTGGACACGTGGGCTGCTGCGACTCCTCGCCGATGCGGCACGCGAGCGGGCACTTCCGCGACACGGGGCACGCGGTGATGCGCAGTTTCGAGCCGGGACAGGTGTGGCGGTGGTGCTTCGTCGACGGTTCGATCGTCTGA